DNA from Elaeis guineensis isolate ETL-2024a chromosome 2, EG11, whole genome shotgun sequence:
CACTAGACCAAATATCCCTTGTCAGGCCTCCAAAGCCTGGCGCTTACTTCTCCGGCGTCCCCGTCATCAACCTTGGGGAGCCGGGCTCGGCAGCAGCCATCGTCAAGGCCTGCCAAGACTTTGGCTTCTTCAAAGTCATCAACCATGGGATTCCCATTGATCTCATGGTAGACTTGGAGAAGGAGGCTGTCAAATTCTTCTCCCTCCCTCAGGTGGAGAAGGAGAGGTCTGGTCCTCCCAACCCATTTGGTTATGGGAACAAGAGGATCGGGCCTAATGGCGATGTCGGCTGGGTGGAGTACCTCCTTTTTGGCGTCACCTCCAAGCCCTTCTCTTACACATCAATGGCCTTTCTTCGAGAACCATCGGCAAGCTCGTTCCGGTGAGAACGATGAGATGATTCAGTATTTTGTCCTTGCAGCTCTGTTCTTCTTTGCTCGCTTTATCTCTGATCATTGTTTTGTATTGCTCTTCTGTTGGTTGCAGCTCTGCTTTGAATGAATACATATCAGCAGTGAGGAAGCTGGCTTCTGAGGTACTGGAGTTGATGGCTGAAGAGCTGAAGATTGAACCAAGGAATGCATTCAGTAAGCTTGTGATAGATGAAAAGAGTGATGAAATATTTAGGCTTAATCATTACCCTCCTTGCCCTCTCCTTCAAGGGCTCAGCTGCAGCTTGACTGGGTTTGGGGAGCACACCGATCCACAGATCATCTCAATCTTGAGATCCAACGACACCCAAGGGCTTCAGATTGCCCTGAGGGATG
Protein-coding regions in this window:
- the LOC105043827 gene encoding gibberellin 2-beta-dioxygenase 3; translation: MVVVANPLDQISLVRPPKPGAYFSGVPVINLGEPGSAAAIVKACQDFGFFKVINHGIPIDLMVDLEKEAVKFFSLPQVEKERSGPPNPFGYGNKRIGPNGDVGWVEYLLFGVTSKPFSYTSMAFLREPSASSFRSALNEYISAVRKLASEVLELMAEELKIEPRNAFSKLVIDEKSDEIFRLNHYPPCPLLQGLSCSLTGFGEHTDPQIISILRSNDTQGLQIALRDGSWVSVPPDQESFFINVGDSLQVMTNGRFKSVKHRVLANGMKSRVSMIYFGGPPQTEKIAPLTQLMGEGEQSLYREFTWGEYKKAAYKSRLADNRLGQFEK